A genomic region of Oncorhynchus mykiss isolate Arlee chromosome 2, USDA_OmykA_1.1, whole genome shotgun sequence contains the following coding sequences:
- the bola1 gene encoding bolA-like protein 1: protein MLPSVLRCASPISTTLAFTRPLAHFRPHMAPDPNRPVEGAIRTKLTQQLEPEHLEVHNESHMHAVPPGSESHFRVLVVSPRFDGLSLLQRHRLVNETLAEELKSCVHALAIQAKTPLQWGSNPSIAKSPPCMGGSKGDHTVEEKLKAGRD from the coding sequence ATGCTGCCCAGTGTTCTCCGCTGTGCCAGTCCAATCTCCACCACCCTCGCCTTCACCAGGCCCTTAGCCCACTTCAGACCCCACATGGCTCCTGATCCCAACCGGCCCGTGGAGGGGGCCATACGGACCAAGCTCACCCAGCAGTTGGAGCCAGAACACCTGGAAGTCCACAATGAGAGCCACATGCACGCCGTGCCCCCTGGATCCGAGTCCCACTTCAGAGTCCTGGTGGTCAGCCCACGCTTCGACGGCCTCTCCCTGCTACAGCGCCACCGCCTTGTCAACGAGACCCTAGCCGAGGAGCTGAAGAGCTGTGTCCACGCGCTGGCCATCCAGGCCAAGACACCCCTGCAGTGGGGCAGCAACCCCAGCATAGCCAAGAGCCCACCCTGCATGGGAGGATCCAAGGGGGACCACACGGTGGAGGAGAAACTCAAGGCTGGACGGGACTGA